The Streptomyces pratensis genomic interval CTTGCGGGCGAGGCCGTCCTCGAAGACCACCATGGACGCGACCACGTCGTCACCCTGGAGGTGCGAGATGTCGAAGCATTCGACACGCAGCGGAGCGGTGTCGAGACCGAGTGCCTCGGCGATCTCCTCCAGGGCGCGGGAGCGGGTCGTGAGATCGGACGCGCGCTTGGTCTTGTGCAGCCCCAGGGCCTGCTGGGCGTTGCGCTGGACCGTGACCATCAGGTCCTTCTTGTCGCCCCGCTGCGGGATCCGCAGGCTGACCTGTGACCCCCTGCGGCCGGCGAGCCACTGGGACACGGCGTCGGGGTCCTCGGGGAGCGCGGGGACCAGCACCTCCTTGGGGACGGAGTCGCCCGTCTCCTCCCCGTACAACTGCTGGAGCGCGTGTTCCACCAGGCCCGCGGTGTCGACGGCCTCGACCTTGTCGGTGACCCAGCCGCGCTGGCCCCGCACGCGTCCGCCTCGGACGTGGAAGATCTGGACCGCCGCTTCGAGCTCGTCCTCGGCGACGGCGATCAGGTCGGCGTCGGTGGCGTCGGCGAGGACGACGGCGCTCTTCTCCATGGCGCGCTTCAGCGCCCCCGCGTCGTCGCGCAGCCGGGCCGCCCGCTCGTACTCCATCTCCTCCGCCGCCTGCATCATGTCCTTCTCCAGGCGGCGGATGTACGTCCCGGTCCGGCCTGCCATGAAGTCGCAGAACTCCTCGGCCAGATCGCGGTGCTCCTCGGGGGAGACCCGGCCGACACACGGGGCGGAGCACTTGCCGATGTAGCCGAGGAGGCAGGGGCGGCCGGTCCGCTCGGCGTTCTTGAAGACACCGGCGGAGCAGGTGCGCACGGGGAAGACCCGCAGCATCAGGTCGACCGTCTCGCGGATCGCCCAGGCGTGCCCGTACGGACCGAAGTAGCGCACGCCCTTCTTCTTGGCGCCGCGCATGACCTGGACGCGCGGGAACTCCTCGTTGAGCGTGACGGCGAGGTAGGGATAGCTCTTGTCGTCGCGGTACTTGACGTTGAACCGGGGATCGAACTCCTTGATCCAGGAGTACTCCAGCTGGAGCGCCTCCACCTCGGTGGAGACGACGGTCCATTCCACGGAGGCCGCCGTGGTGACCATCGTGCGGGTGCGCGGGTGCAGGCCGGCCAGGTCCTGGAAGTAGTTGGCCAGGCGCTGGCGCAGGTTCTTGGCCTTCCCGACGTAGATCACCCGGCGGTGCTCGTCGCGGAATTTGTAGACCCCCGGGGAGTCGGGGATCTGTCCCGGCTTGGGGCGGTAGCTGGAGGGGTCTGCCATGTCCACCACCCTACTGGCGGGCGGTGACAGAGCGGCATTTCCGGGGCTCCGGGGGGATACGGCGATCTCGCGGACCGGTCAGGCTCCGGGGCCTGAGGCGGTCTCGCGGGCCGGTCACGCGACGAACTGCCGGGCCGGTCAGGCTCCGGGGCCCGCGACGAGCTTTCCGCCCTCGAGCTTCACCGGGACCGAGGGCAGCGGCACCGTGGCCGGCCCCTGAAGTGCCTTCCCCGTGGTCATGTCGAAGCGGCTGCCGTGGCAGGGACAGTTGCCCTCGTTGCCCTCGACCTTGTCCAGGAGGCAGCCCGCGTGGGTGCACTGGGCGCTGAAGGCCTTGTACTCGCCGGCTGCCGGGCAGCTCACGACGACCCGCTGCTCCCGGTAGAGCTTCGCCCCGCCGACCGGGACCTCGTCGGCGGCGCCGAGCTCCACGGGCGCGGTGGGCGTGGGCGTCTGCGCGTGGCCGAGCTTCGATTCGGTCGAGCAGGCTGCCGCTCCCAGCCCGGCGGCACCGGCGAGCGCGGCGCCCTTCAGTACGGTACGGCGGGCGGCGGGCAGGCCGGACATGCGGTCTCCACTGGTCGGGGGGGGACAGAGAGCCGCCGTCACCGTCCGGGGCACCGGGTGCCACGGACTCGGGGCACGGGCCGCACCTGATGGCATGAGCGACAGACCCGACGATACCGACGCAGGACGCCGGCCCTTCGACCGGCCCCGGTCAGTGCCCGGCGGGAGGGACCGGTCCTGGGGCGCACGGGCGGTGCGAGGCGGAGGGACGGGAAGCCCGAACGACGACAGGGCGGCACCCCTGTGCGGGGTGCCGCCCTGTTCGGCCGTCGTCAGGTCCTTCCGCGCGGGCGGAAGGCGTCAGGCCTTCCGCGCGCGAGCGGCCTTCCTGGGCGCGGGCTGCTCGGCCCTCGCCTTCGCGGCCGTCCTGGCCGTGGCCGTCTTCCGGGCCGTGGACGCCTTCGCGGCCACGGCCTTCTTTGCGGGCGCCTTGCGTGCCTTCCGGGCCGCGGGCACAGCGGCCTCACCGATCCGGTCCGCCCCCAGGACGTCCTGGAGGAACTTCCCGGTGTGGCTGGCCGGCACCGAGGCGATCTGCTCAGGGGTGCCCTCGGCGACCACCAGACCACCGCCGTTGCCACCCTCGGGTCCCATGTCGACGACCCAGTCCGCGGTCTTGATGACATCGAGGTTGTGCTCGATGACGATCACCGTGTTGCCCTTGTCGACGAGGCCCGACAGCACCGAGATGAGCTTGCTGATGTCCTCGAAGTGCAGACCGGTCGTCGGCTCGTCCAGGACGTAGACCGTGCGGCCGGTGGAACGCTTCTGGAGCTCGCTCGCCAGCTTCACGCGCTGCGCCTCA includes:
- a CDS encoding Rieske (2Fe-2S) protein, with the protein product MSGLPAARRTVLKGAALAGAAGLGAAACSTESKLGHAQTPTPTAPVELGAADEVPVGGAKLYREQRVVVSCPAAGEYKAFSAQCTHAGCLLDKVEGNEGNCPCHGSRFDMTTGKALQGPATVPLPSVPVKLEGGKLVAGPGA
- the uvrC gene encoding excinuclease ABC subunit UvrC, translating into MADPSSYRPKPGQIPDSPGVYKFRDEHRRVIYVGKAKNLRQRLANYFQDLAGLHPRTRTMVTTAASVEWTVVSTEVEALQLEYSWIKEFDPRFNVKYRDDKSYPYLAVTLNEEFPRVQVMRGAKKKGVRYFGPYGHAWAIRETVDLMLRVFPVRTCSAGVFKNAERTGRPCLLGYIGKCSAPCVGRVSPEEHRDLAEEFCDFMAGRTGTYIRRLEKDMMQAAEEMEYERAARLRDDAGALKRAMEKSAVVLADATDADLIAVAEDELEAAVQIFHVRGGRVRGQRGWVTDKVEAVDTAGLVEHALQQLYGEETGDSVPKEVLVPALPEDPDAVSQWLAGRRGSQVSLRIPQRGDKKDLMVTVQRNAQQALGLHKTKRASDLTTRSRALEEIAEALGLDTAPLRVECFDISHLQGDDVVASMVVFEDGLARKSEYRRFQIKGFEGQDDVRSMHEVIGRRFKRYLHEKERTGEWEETPAPTGPVPGPSAPTGSAPAPTEPTGSGPASTAPPAPVPAGLAPGEPAPGAEASAAPEGAAVQEEPREDDGRPKRFAYPPQLVVVDGGQPQVAAAKRALDELGIDDIAVCGLAKRLEEVWLPDDDDPVVLPRSSEGLYLLQRIRDEAHRFAITYQRAKRAKRIRSSPLDDVPGLGDTRKQALIKHFGSVKKLRQATIDEICEVPGIGRRTAESVAVAFAAAAPAAPAVNTATGEIIEEDDGGSRT